The DNA sequence GGAAGCCGTCATGTAGATGACGATATTGACGGTGAGATGATGGTGTTTGGGTGGATTGCTGGCGAGGTGCTGTCACGCGCACTGAGTAGCCGTGAGTGGCTTAGAAGTAGGGAAGCGTTCATCAAGTCATTGTTCAGCCAGCGTCGGTACGTTATCGATGaccttgtgattggtgaTTTTGGTGGTAAATGCATAGGAAGAGCAGGTGAAAGTGGGGCGGCGTGCAAATGTAATCAAGGTGGAAATGTTGTTTACATGAAAGAGATGGTAGAGGACTACCGGCTGCAACCCGTGAATGGGGGGAAAATGCTACTAAACGCTGCCAAATGTCAGAGAAGAATATTACAACTGTATGCCCCATTGAATGGTATAATGTTTCGATTGGAAGACAATCCATTGGCGCAGCGGATTACAGAGGAATATCGCGATGGCGCCTCCCCCGCTGTTGGAAAGGGCCAATTGGGTCAAGGTGatcgcttctttttgcatGAACTGAATTCGACATCGAGTGCGACAAAGCACAACATGTTAGAGGAGGTTAAAGAGCGTGTTGTGACGGCCGTGTtcggtgttgtggatgacGCGCTACTGTCGATGACAGATATGACATTTATTGATCCCATTCCTCTCAGTCCCAGGTTGAAACACCCCGGAAGGAATGTGTTGCATTTGTCTCCAACAATTGAGCAGCAGATTTTTGTAATGGTGGAGCGTGTTGTGGTTCCGAATTCCTGGGGGAGTGTGCATGCAATTGTTCGCAGTAGTGATGCACGTGGAATAAAATCTGTTCTTCGAAAGACTTTTTGGGCACTTGGTGGGTCGCTGGGTGCTTTCGACGAAGTTACCGACGGTGAAAGTGTGAAGAGTTTGTTACCGCATAGCGGCTTCGTTCTCGTTATTGGTCTAACTGAAGCTGATATTACTGCAATTGCTGAGCATCTTGACAATCACAGGGaagtgcgtgtatttgtgttattCTTCGATGTGGCACTGCTGTACAGTGAGTTTGTGAAGGTATTCAAAAAGCATCCGCAAGCTGCCGAGCGGTTACTATTCGCAACAAGCCTACCACACTGGGCAGACAACAATACGACATCCGAGACGGTTCAGGGATTTCAAGACGACGTGGGTAATGAGAGTAAATGGACTCCACTGGCGCTGCTTGGGTACGTCACTGCCCGCGCTGTGAGCACTGTGCTGCCACGCGCGGGGTATTTGTCCCCAGAAATCCTTGCCAATGCCATATACACGCAGTCGGTCATAGTTGTAGATGGCATCCGCTTCCGAACGTTCAGTGCTACAGAGTGTCAAGCAGATAGTGGGTTTGCAGCTAAAGGGTGTGCTATAAATTACGGTGCGACAAGGATTTCGGTGTGGTCCATGGCTCGTGTGTTGAACCCTTCCGTACCACCTGTCACCAAGGCAGCAACGCCATCGATGCAGTACACCCACCCCAACAATGGGCTTTCGGCCAGGAAGCTTGCCGGCATCATTGTCGGGTCTCTCTTTTTGGTGCTGCTCACGGTGCTGCTTGTAgtgttgctttccttttttcgcCGCCACGCGCGCGATAACGAGAACGCACCGAAAGAATTGACAGACCCCGTAACGCTAATATTCACTGACATCGATAGCAGCACTGCGCAGTGGGCGGCACACCCCGAGCTTATGCCTGAtgccgttgcaacacatcaccgCATAATTCGCACATTGATTTCCAAGTATGGATGCTATGAAGTGAAGACTGTTGGAGATTCTTTTATGATTGCATGCAAGAGCCCTTTCGCTGCTACGCAATTAGCGTGTGACATGCAACGATGCTTTTTAGAACATGATTGGAAGACTGATGTGTTTGATACGTCTTATCGTGAGTTTGAGCGGCAGCGTGCGGAAGGCGATGGGGATTATGTTCCACCCACTGGCCACCTTGACCCTGATGTTTACAGTCGGTTGTGGAATGGACTGCGAGTGCGTGTTGGAATTCACACCgggttgtgtgatattcggCATGATGAAGTAACGAAAGGATATGACTACTACGGTCGTACATCGAATATGGCAGCACGGACTGGGAGTGTTGCTAACGGTGGGCAGGTGCTGCTGACACGTTCGACATACCTTGCGGTGACCGGTGGGGAGCGTGAGCAATTAAATGTGACTGCATTGGGTGATGTGCCATTGCGTGGTGTACCCAAACCTGTGGAGATGTACCAATTGAATGCGGTGCCCGAAAGGACATTTGCTGCGCTTCTCCTCGACTGTCAGATTATCGATGGCACTGACGAAGAGATGAGCACGTCCGCCAGCGACGTGGGTTCCGTTGCCGTTGAATTGCCTGAATCGGCTCAACACGTTGCCACTTCGTTAGAGACACTTCTCGGAACCTTCACACCCGCTCAGAGGCAGGCGCTGCTCATGTCTGTCTGCGAGCGCTGGCGCGTCACGTCGCCCCGGAAGGTCCACGAAGGCTGGGACAACTCCGTGTGTCATGATGTTATATGCCATATTGCAGCAAGGGTGGGTCACGTGGTTAACTTTGGGGCGAGGaacgccaccgccaccgctaGCTCCACTACACGGCAGTCTTCTCTTTGTTCGTATCGCTCGCTTGGTCTCTGCGGGTATGGTTCACATGGGCAGCCAAGCTCTACAAACCAAGAAAACACCAGAAGGGATGTGCCCCAACCTGCGGGGTCACCTCATGGAAGCCCCGAACCTTCGACAAGCTCCAGCAACAGTATCCACGTTTTACCCTTCAACCAATGCAAGGGCCCATTTTAATACGCAACTTGTCACTCCAAATGAGGCCTGGAGATTGTGCTTAACCTTGTATCACCTGTTTATCTATACCATCGTCATAAATtaacctatttttttttttgctttcaacACTCTTTTTCGTGTACACGGTTGGTCAAGTGATGTTTGTTAAACCCTCTCTTTTTGTGCGGTTATTTCTGTTTTAcagttgttttccttttttaaaatgacAAACGTCTCCCATTGCGCAGGTACACGTGTgaatatatacatgcatgtgtgtgtcgGCGTGTTGTTGTCCGTTTCTCCCCACCATCACCCTCGTCCCCGTGCGCCTGCTGTTGGAGTTTTTTCTCCATTCGGGTGTTGGCATATTTGAAATGGGGAGCTGGCAcgatttatttgtttcttactttatatatttcctaCATTGTCGTGCTTGTTCGTGTTGGACTTATCCTATCGTAACTCTGTTTGCACCACGCTTACAAGGCATTTTTTCTTATACTTCGACAGGGATAAGGTGGTAGCCAGTCTATAAAGAGACTGCAGCTATCCTTTcttgtaacaaaaaaaaaagaatttataCCACCATTGGGAAACGTAACCTACTCCCAAGTGTTTCTAGTAAGTTAGATCTGTCCCTCCCATTTGCTTAAATACGAATGTAGCGTTTGTTCTtggtatattttttttttgcttgcatcAGTCCTGGATGCACGTTGTCGAACAGGTTGTAGTATATAATATATGTACAAAAAGTacaacccccccccttcctcGGCTCGCACTGCGCTTTGgcactatttttttcctttttttagttgtcgttgttattgttctGTTTTGAATAACCCCTCCCTCGTGAAACCGTTTGTACATATGCTTCCCAATAAAAGTCGATGTGGCAGCGCCTTTGTCACAAGATGAATCACATCTCATGACGTCATGGACTGCGTTAAACTTCGTTAAGATAATAGTAACCTTTCGATGGACCTTCCGCTGCAAAAGCatatccttttcccttctgccCCTTCTTATGTTCTCAGGTAGCCAAAAAATGTGAGACAGGGAGTGAATACATGTGCTTCCGCTGTGTGCATGCGGGCCCATGCATGCAAACAGGTTTGTACACCTTGTGGGATCTGGTAACGAGAATAACCGGAAGATGCAGGAGGGGCACATCATGCGAATGGAGGTGTTGTTCTTTAGGGTTGACCACACTATTTTCAGTCCTTTTCTTGCTTGCACGGTTAGCTGTTCGAGAAAATTTTCGCACCAAATGCTGCGGGTGAACAGTGATAACAGGTTTCTACAATGCGGTGACGGATATTGACGGAACTTTTCACACCAAAGACCCCTGTCAATGCCCAACTCCACCTGCGGACGGTTACGGCGCCTAGAAagttggaaagaaaatgaagggtcGCCCAGCTGCTCTGCTACCCACCATCGTAGGGGCGACAATTTGTATTCAGGTAGAACGGCAGTGAGCCACGGAGGCACAACAAGGGTTTAGAAAAGAACTTTGATTTTGCGTGCGATGTTTGCCGGTTCCAATGTAATTGATCAGTGTTTAGGGTCATGTCCACCCCCATTCGCTAGTTGTGGACGGTAAAAAGATACATGTCGCTTAACTGGCAACGTCTCTTTTATGAGCAACATGCATCACAAAAGCCGCGCACAACCGAGCGCACTGTTCACCGACGTGCGAGGTACTCACTGTACCCATCGTTTACACTCTCACGAGCTACccgtaaaaaacaaaacgtttCACCGGAGTGTGATGCTGCCCAACGGCCATTTAGACACCGTAACCTGTCagtgccccccccccccgcggTACAAGCAATTAGGTCGTAGAACGGTCACCGGAGAGCACACGGAGTGGATTGTACACATATGCGCCTATCACTTCAAGCATGAATCGTTGGAGAGGTGGTACCACCGCAGAAACGAAAATGACCAACACACGTAAACACCACTGAGCATACATTGGGATGAGTGTCATCATCTCTCGGTCGGCAGAAAGCAGTCCATTGGGTGCGGGGGAGAGGAGTacaaggaaggggaaaaaaacaaaaagaataatcTGCAACCCGGAAATGTTGAATACAACACGCTCATCGGATGAAATAAGGGTTGAACCGCTTATACTACAAATATACCTTCAACAGTCAACACCGAAGAGCAGGGCCTCCAAGGTATTCTAAACAGTACATGCACTCCAATAATTATGTTCCGTCGAGGCATTTAACAATTCGCTTAGTACCACGAAAAAGTACACGGTGCCAACAGAAACGTTTAAGCCAAAACACGCGCAAACAACAGTGTTGGTACGCAATTTTCCCCTTAACATTATTACTTTCCCCCTACCTCATATTTTCTATATCCATCAAGTGTGTAACCACAAAGACACTTaaccaccaaaagaaaatgaccaGCATCAATGCCCAACCACCCAACTCAGCCACTTATTCTCAGGATGATCATGGCAGCGCAGAAGTTGTGAACCTAAATGCTGAGGTGGAACGCCCACAGCCAGAGGAACGGAAAGATGGTGGTGGTTGCTTTGCCAGGGTGAGTCTATTTATGGCAACTATCATCCCACCGGGAGGTATCGCCGCAAGTGCCTTCAACATTGCATCTTCAACCATTGGTGCCGGCATTGTAGGCTTGCCTTCTGCCGCCAACAGCAGTGGGCTTGTGATGGCGATGATTTatcttattatcattacgGCAATGTCTGTGTTTACAATGCACAATCTCGCAGTGGTTGCTGATAAATCAAGTGCTCGCACGTTCGAGGAAATAACAGGCAAGTTGCTTGGGCGTGGAGCTTCATATTGTCTCGCTGGAGTTCGTGCTTTCCATGGCTTCAGTGGATGTGTGGCATATGTGATTTCTGTGGGTGATATCCTGAGTGCTACCTTAAAGGGTACCAATGCTCCGGATTTCCTGAAGCAGAAGTCAGGCAACCACCTGCTGACATCCCTCATGTGGTTATGCTTCATGCTTCCACTTGTAATACCTCGGCACATTGACTCCCTACGTCACGTTTCAACCATTGCCGTCAGTTTCATTATCTACCTCGTCATCGTTATTGTAGTGCACTCATGCATGAATGGGTTACCGGAAAATATCAAGAACGTCAGTGTGGGAAAGGATGACAATGCTGAGATTATATTGTTTAACAGTGGGAACAGAGCCATCGAAGGTCTTGGAGTATTCATGTTCGCTTATGTGTGCCAAGTCGTCGCAGTGGAGATATACATGGACATGACAGACCGTTCTCCGCGAAGATTTGTCCTTGCATCTGCAATTGCATTGGGTATCTGCTTCGCATTGTACGTAATGACAGCCTTCTTTGGTTACATGGACTTTGGTCGTGCTGTTACTGGCTCTGTGCTTCTGATGTATGACCCAGTGAATGAACCTGCAATTATGGTCGGTTTCGTTGGTGTGCTCGTCAAGCTATGTGCGTCATATGCATTGCTTGGAATGGCTTGTCGCAACGGCTTGTACAGCATCGTGGGATGGGATGCCGACAAGGTTGCCTTCTGGAAGCACTGCATTGCCGTTGTTACTCTCTCTGTCGTCATGTTGTTGTGTGGCCTATTCATCCCGAATATCAACACAGTTCTTGGGTTCGCTGGTTCCATCTCTGGTGGATCGCTGGGTTTCCTATTTCCCGCCTTATTGGTGATGTATTCCGGTGGCTTTACGTGGCAGAAGGTGGGTCCGTTTTATTATCTTACTACATACGCTGTATTACTTACAGGTGTTATTGCCATTGTATTTGGTACGGGAGCGACCATCTGGGGAACTGCGACTGGTTAATTGGTTTATGTGTAGCATATCGGAATGTATCGTTTTAACGGGTTTATCGAGGCATGAACAGTACTATAAGTGCTGTAAAATAATATTATCATCACTATTATAGCAATGACACTGAGCGTAAACGTTACTAATAACACGGAAGTGAATGACTAGGCGACTTCTCTTTCCGCTTCACTACTCAAAAATATAACAacacatattttgtttttctgctgtttctgACAGTATAGTCCCCAACCCCAACTGAATCGCTTCAACCCAGGTCGGttgatgttttttccctAGTTGGCAACGCGCTCCAACATATCTTCACTTAGTCTATGCGTGGCATCTGTAGAGTGGCTGAAACGCCTCATTGAACATCGAAATATAATAATTCTTTCGTAACTTCAATTATCTGCAAAGTGCCACAATAACTACACAGCAATAAGGGCGTCTCGATCCATCATAAAAATGGGTATTATATGCCAATACCCTCAATGGCAAcaatcaaagaaaataacatatCGATGACGAACCGATTCCTCCCCGTCTGCATTGTGCCGGTGCCTCCTTCAACTCTACTTTATATAATCTTCTTCCCCTATCCTTTACCCCTTGTTTCTGGTCTCCAAAAGTATGCGAAAgtacacaaataaaatagacTGGTGTCGCAGCTATCCTGGCACAACTATTATGCTTGAGTGCACAGGCTGAGAGATAATTTTGACAAATGACTTTAGGTTTCACATGTGTAAGCAGTGGCAGTATCAGATTTGCTAACACAGTGGAGCATGAGCATGCAAGTGATTCCAATAATGTAGATCACGCGGAAAGGCTAATTGCTCTGTTATTAACTGCATTTGGTAATTGTACTAGCACCATTATGTGCTCGGAGTGAGCGTTCCATAGTACTATGGCTGTGGCAAGTTTCAGAGTGTGGGATGAGTTAACAACGATGCCAAGAACGCTGGCCGCTATTCCCTAAGATGCGTCTGCACTGCCACCGTAGCAAGTAACGTCTCTAGGCAGTTAACccttatgtgtatgtgtaacACTCCGATGCTACTTCTCCACTCGCTAAGCCGTTTTGTTCCCCTCAACATTCTTACTTTCCCCTTACCTCATATTTTCTATATCCATCAAGTGTGTAACCACAAAGACACTTaaccaccaaaagaaaatgatcaGCATCAATGCCCAACCACCCAACTCAGCCACTTATCCTCGGGATGATCATGGCAGCGCAGAAGCTGGGCAAGCGAATGCTGAGGTGGAACGCccacagacaaaaaaacagaaagatgGTGGTGGTTGCTTTGCCAGGGTGAGTCTATTTATGGCAACTATCATCCCACCGGGAGGTATCGCCGCAAGTGCCTTCAACATCGGATCAACTACCATTGGTGCCGGCATTTTTGGCTTGCCAGCAGCCGCCAACAGCAGTGGGCTTGTGATGGCGATGATTTatcttattatcattaccgCCATGACTATTTTCTCCATATATGCTCTTGGTGTCGCCGCTGAAAGAACAAACATTCGTACATACGAAGGAGTTGCCCGTGCACTACTGGGTCCATGGGGTGCATTTTGCACTGCTGCAGCCCGtactttcttctgctttaGTGCGTGTGTGGCATATGTGATTTCTGTGGGTGATATCCTGAGTGCTACCTTAAAGGGTACCAATGCCCCTGATTTCCTGAAGCAGAAGTCAGGCAACCGGCTATTGACATCCCTCATGTGGTTATGCTTCATGCTTCCACTTGTAATACCTCGGCACATTGACTCCCTACGTTATGTTTCAACCATCGCATTCAGCCTCATGATATATGTTGTGGTTGTAGTGGTGGTGCACTCATGCATGAATGGGTTACCGGAAAATATCAAGAACGTCAGTGTGGGAAAGGATGACAATGCTGAGATTATATTGTTTAACAGTGGGAACAGAGCCATCGAAGGTCTTGGGGTGTTCATCTTTTCCTATCTTTTTCATATTACCGCGTATGAGGTCTATATGGACATGACAAACCGTTCGGTGGGTAAGTTCGTTCTGGTTGTCACCATTGCGATGGGTATGTGTCTTCCCATTTATGCACTGACAGCCTTCTTTGGTTACATGGATTTTGGTCGCAACGTTACCGGCTCTGTGCTCCTACAGTACGACCCTGTGAACTACCCAGCGATTATGGTCGGTTTCGTTGGTGTGCTCGTCAAGCTATGCGTATCGTATGCACTTTTGGGATTGGCTTGCCGCAATGCGCTGTATGATGTCATCGGGTGGGACTTCAGAGAGGTTGCTTTCTGGAAGCATTGCATTGCCGTCGTTACTCTCTCTGTCGTCATGTTGCTGTGTGGCTTATTCATCCCCAAAATCACAACCGTATTCGGATTCGCTGGTTCCATCTCTGGTGGATTGTTGGGTTTCATTCTTCCTGCGCTATTCTTCATGTATTCTGGTGGCTTTACGTGGCAAAAGGTTGGTCCCTTTTATTACATTTCCACTTATGTTCTACTGATCACAGGTGTTATCGCAGCCGTATTTGGCACAGGTGCTACCATTTGGGCAGTTACTGTGGGATGATTAGCGTAGGTTCTGCGCACAGGAATGCATTCTACAGCAAGAGGCCAGTCGCACATGTGAATTGTTACCCGAAAACGGCAGGTTAGAAATGTGATACCTGTGTAATGCAGGAGTAAAAGTGTGCTTAAGTGTttaaaaaacgaagaaaattaattTAACGTTTCTCTCACCGACAAATCGTATACCTTCTCTCATTTATCCGTTCCAACACGTATTTCAAACACGGTTCCCCTCTCCAAAacgttattttattttgtcaattatttcctttgttcGTGTCGACACGAGTGTTTCTCCATTTAGGAAGGGAATTTCAAGTGCGAAGAGGGGACATTGTGTtatatttactttctttccatccttcgtacactattttttctttgtaacgCCCTCCCTATCcgtattattttatttttttaatggttGTGCGTGAAGTACAACTGCTTAACGAAAAGCGCTTGTAGGGCCGGTGGGTAATTATTTTCTACATATTTTGTTGTATGCTCCCTAATATACTACAGAAACATTAGCAGCTGCCCACAAAGGTAGTTGTTGTAAGCTTCTGTCGCATAGTATCTCTTTcgtctctttcttcttgcttaAGATGTACATAAAGGATTCTTGATACATGCTACCACGTTGTGCAAACCAAATAACACTAATGGAACAGGGGCACTATCAGATTTGCTAACACAGTGGAGCATGAGCATGCAAGTGATTCCAATGATGCAGATCACGCGGAAAGGCTAATTGCTCTGTTATTAACTGCATTTGGTAATTGTACTAGCACCATTATGTGCTCGGAGTGAGCGTTCCATAGTACTATGGCTGTGGCAAGTTTCAGAGTGTGGGATGAGTTAACAACGATGCCAAGAACGCTGGCCGCTATTCCCTAAGATGCGTCTGCACTGCCACCGTAGCAAGTAACGTCTCTAGGCAGTTAACccttatgtgtatgtgtaacACTCCGATGCTACTTCTCCACTCGCTAAGCCGTTTTGTTCCCCTTAACATTATTACTTTCCCCCTACCTCATATTTTCTATATCCATCAAGTGTATAACCACAAAGACACTTaaccaccaaaagaaaatgaccaGCATCAATGCCCAACCACCCAACTCAGCCACTTATCCTCAGGATGATCATGGCAGCGCAGAAGTTGTGAACCTAAATGCTGAGGTGGAACGCCCACAGCCAGAGGAACAGAAAGATGGTGGTGGTTGCTTTGCCAGGGTGAGTCTATTTATGGCAACTATCATCCCACCGGGAGGTATCGCCGCAAGTGCCTTCAACATCGGATCAACTACCGTCGGTGCCGGCATTTTTGGCTTGCCAGCAGCCGCCAACAGCAGTGGGCTTGTGATGGCGATGATTTatcttattatcattaccgCCATGACTATTTTCTCCATATATGCTCTTGGTGTCGCCGCTGAAAGAACAAACATTCGTACATACGAAGGAGTTGCCCGTGCACTACTGGGTCCATGGGGTGCATATTACACCGCTGCAACCCGCGCCTTCTTCAGTTTCAGTGCATGTGTGGCATATGTGATTTCTGTGGGTGATATCCTGAGTGCTACCTTAAAGGGTACCAATGCCCCTGATTTCCTGAAGCAGAAGTCAGGCAACCGGCTATTGACATCCCTCATGTGGTTATGCTTCATGCTTCCACTTGTAATACCTCGGCACATTGACTCCCTACGTCACGTTTCAACCATCGCGTTCATCCTCATGATTTACATGGTGCTTGTAGTGGTGGTGCATTCATGCATGAATGGGTTACCGGAAAATATCAAGAACGTCAGTGTGGGAAAGGATGACAATGCTGAGATTATACTGTTTAACAGTGGGAACAGAGCCATCGAAGGTCTTGGAGTGTTCATCTTTTCCTATCTTTTTCAGATTACCGCGTATGAGGTCTATATGGACATGACAAACCGTTCGGTGGGTAAGTTCGTTCTGGTTGTCACCATTGCGATGGGTATGTGTCTTCCCATGTATGCACTGACAGCCTTCTTTGGTTACATGGATTTTGGTCGCAACGTTACCGGCTCTGTGCTCCTACAGTACGACCCTGTGAACTACCCAGCAGTTATGGTCGGTTTCGTTGGTGTGCTCGTGATGTTGTTCGTATCGTATGCACTTTTGGGATTGGCTTGCCGCAATGCGCTGTATGATGTCATCGGGTGGGACTTCAGAGAGGTTGCTTTCTGGAAGCATTGCATTGCCGTCGTTACTCTCTCTATCGTCATGTTGCTGTGTGGCTTATTCATCCCCAAAATCACAACTGTGCTGGGATTCGCTGGTTCTTTCTGTGGTGGGTCGCTGGGTTTCATTCTTCCTGCGCTATTCTTCATGTATTCTGGTGGCTTTACGTGGCAAAAGGTTGGTCCCTTTTATTACATTTCCACTTATGTTCTACTGATCACAGGTGTTATCGCAGCCGTATTTGGCACAGGTGCTACCATTTGGGCAGTTACTGTGGGATGATTAGCGTAGGTTCTGCGCACAGGAATGCATTCTACAGCAAGAGGCCAGTCGCACATGTGAATTGTTACCCGAAAACGGCAGGTTAGAAATGTGATACCTGTGTAATGCAGGAATAAAAGTGTGCTTAAGTGTttaaaaaacgaagaaaattaattTAACGTTTCTCTCACCGACAAATCGTATACCTTCTCTCATTTATCCGTTCCAACACGTATTTCAAGCGCGGTTCCCCTCTCCAAAacgttattttattttgtcaattatttcctttgttcGTGTCGATACGAATGTTTCTCCATTTAGGAAAGGAATGTAAGACGCAAACGGGGGTTATTGTGGTAGAattggtttcttttcgtcttttaccttttttttgtattttttattgtCTGCTCAACAGCAATGCTTGAAGTACAACTGCTTAACGAAAAGCGCCTGTAGGGCCGGTGGGTAATTATTTTCTACATATTTTGTTGTATGCTACTTAATATGCGACAGAAACATTAACAGCAGCTCGCAAAGGTAGTTGTTGTAAGCTTCTGTCGCATAGTAtctctttcatcttttccttcttccttaagATGTACATAAAGGATTCTTGATACATGCTACCACGTTGTGCAAACCAAATAACACTAATGAACCAAAGCAGTGGCTACTATTTTTCAATACTAAATCGATTCCTCCCCGTCTGCATTGTGCCGGTGCCTCCTTCAACTCTACTTTATATAATCTTCTTCCCCTATCCTTTACCCCTTGTTTCTGGTCTCCAAAAGTATGCGAAAgtacacaaataaaatagacTGGTGTCGCAGCCATCCTGGCACAACTATTATCCTTGAGTGCACAGGCTGAGAGATAATTTTGACAAATGACTTTAGGTTTCACATGTGTAAGCAGTGGCAGTATCAGATTTGCTAACACAGTGGAGCATGAGCATGCAAGTGATTCCAATAATGTAGATCACGCGGAAAGGCTAATTGCTCTGTTATTAACTGCATTTGGTAATTGTACTAGCACCATTATGTGCTCGGAGTGAGCGTTCCATAGTACTATGGCTGTGGCAAGTTTCAGAGTGTGGGATGAGTTAACAACGATGCCAAGAACGCTGGCCGCTATTCCCTAAGATGCGTCTGCACTGCCACCGTAGCAAGTAACGTCTCTAGGCAGTTAACccttatgtgtatgtgtaacACTCCGATGCTACTTCTCCACTCGCTAAGCCGTTTTGTTCCCCTTAACATTATTACTTTCCCCCTACCTCATATTTTCTATATCCATCAAGTGTATAACCACAAAGACACTTaaccaccaaaagaaaatgaccaGCATCAATGCCCAACCACCCAACTCAGCCACTTATCCTCAGGATGATCATGGCAGCGCAGAAGTTGTGAACCTAAATGCTGAGGTGGAACGCCCACAGCCAGAGGAACAGAAAGATGGTGGTGGTTGCTTTGCCAGGGTGAGTTTATTTATGGCAACTATCATCCCACCGGGAGGTATCGCCGCAAGTGCCTTCAACATCGGATCAACTACCGTCGGTGCCGGCATTTTTGGCTTGCCAGCAGCCGCCAACAGCAGTGGGCTTGTGATGGCGATGATTTatcttattatcattaccgCCATGACTATTTTCTCCATATATGCTCTTGGTGTCGCCGCTGAAAGAACAAACATTCGTACATACGAAGGAGTTGCCCGTGCACTACTGGGTCCATGGGGTGCATATTACACCGCTGCAACCCGCGCCTTCTTCAGTTTCAGTGCATGTGTGGCATATGTGATTTCTGTGGGTGATATCCTGAGTGCTACCTTAAAGGGTACCAATGCCCCTGATTTCCTGAAGCAGAAGTCAGGCAACCGGCTATTGACATCCCTCATGTG is a window from the Trypanosoma brucei brucei TREU927 chromosome 8, complete sequence genome containing:
- a CDS encoding amino acid transporter 1, putative — encoded protein: MTSINAQPPNSATYPQDDHGSAEVVNLNAEVERPQPEEQKDGGGCFARVSLFMATIIPPGGIAASAFNIGSTTVGAGIFGLPAAANSSGLVMAMIYLIIITAMTIFSIYALGVAAERTNIRTYEGVARALLGPWGAYYTAATRAFFSFSACVAYVISVGDILSATLKGTNAPDFLKQKSGNRLLTSLMWLCFMLPLVIPRHIDSLRHVSTIAFILMIYMVLVVVVHSCMNGLPENIKNVSVGKDDNAEIILFNSGNRAIEGLGVFIFSYLFQITAYEVYMDMTNRSVGKFVLVVTIAMGMCLPMYALTAFFGYMDFGRNVTGSVLLQYDPVNYPAVMVGFVGVLVMLFVSYALLGLACRNALYDVIGWDFREVAFWKHCIAVVTLSIVMLLCGLFIPKITTVLGFAGSFCGGSLGFILPALFFMYSGGFTWQKVGPFYYISTYVLLITGVIAAVFGTGATIWAVTVG